In Rhizobium sp. 11515TR, the DNA window AGCTCCGGACGAGCATTGCATGTTATTCGGTTCGCCATGGCTTTGAGATGGCTCCATTTACGGCTGCGTCACCGACGTAAGAATAGGCCCTGTCCTGATCAGGTCATCCACTTGCGGTGCTCGGCGAAACGCTCTGCCAAAAGGTCGATGAACAATCGCACTTTCGTCGGCAGATGGCTACGGTTCGGATAGATCGCGCTGATCATGAATTCCACGGCGCGATAGTCGGGCATGACACGCACGAGACGGCCAGCGGCCACCTCTTCGAAGACGATGAAACTCGGCGCGAGAAAGATGCCCTGCCCGCTTGCCAGGAGAAAGCGCAGCGTCTCCGCGCTGTTGGAGACGACATTGCCGGAAATCTTGACTCCTACCTGCTTGCCATCGGCATCCTCGAAACGCCATTCGTCGCCATAGGGGTAATAGGTATATTGCAGGCAATTATGCTCCGCGAGATCGGCCGGAACCTTCGGCATCGGATGTGTGTCACGATATTCGGGCGAGCAGACGAGCATGTGCCGCCAGGGCGCAAGCTTGCGTGCGACGAGTGTCGAGTCGGACGCGGGCAGGGTTCGGATCATAAGATCGTAACCCTCCTCGACCATGTCGATCGAC includes these proteins:
- a CDS encoding LysR family transcriptional regulator; its protein translation is MDRLTSLTVFGRVVECGGFSAAARRLNMSVTMVGNHVQSLEDRLGARLLNRTTRRISLTETGKYYYERSLQILADLEEADRAAGALSTTPRGTLKLYTSGAIVRFLLPVVNEFMTQYPAISLDFNVGERSIDMVEEGYDLMIRTLPASDSTLVARKLAPWRHMLVCSPEYRDTHPMPKVPADLAEHNCLQYTYYPYGDEWRFEDADGKQVGVKISGNVVSNSAETLRFLLASGQGIFLAPSFIVFEEVAAGRLVRVMPDYRAVEFMISAIYPNRSHLPTKVRLFIDLLAERFAEHRKWMT